The DNA region TTAGGGTTAGCTTTGTGTCGATAATATATAAGCACGGTACTTAATTTCGtttctcccactttttttttttttttcatacttgacgcgaggcactaccTCTGATATTTCGTTGAATTTGAAGTAGAAAGTGCTGacgttttatcttttttaaaactatttctataaacaaaattagaaatttgatACCAAAGTGCGCGCGTCTTTACTCTTTTGTATATGAgtaccaaagaaaaaaaatatttcagtctTGAATAAGATTTCAGTCATAATGGttgaatatattgttgatgttcaAGGATTTTATGATACTGATCAAAGTTTTATTGTGAAAGAATTTGCAATAGCAAATTTGAATCAAGAAGATGTCAAGTCGGTAGTATTCAAGCCTCCATGTGCCATGAGTACATTATCATCTGCTTGCAAACTGACAAATAATTGGTTAACAAACAATCATCATGGACTGTTATGGAACTCAGGAGATGTTGATTATGCTGaacatggaaaaattataaatgatagcCTTGAGTCTTCAATTTACGTATATGTAAAAGGtcatgaggaaaaaaaatggctcagcaatattttaaaagacgaTAAAACTATTATCGATTTGATTGATATGGATTGTCCAGCGCATGGCAAACTACCAACTAAGGTATgtcaaaaaaactatgttcacCATCTGAGTTATCATCTCAATTTATGGACTCTTACTTGTGCATTGGATAATGTACAAAAATTGAGAGCATGGTTCCGAACTACCTGGGGATCAGtttcatcattgaaaaaatcgatTCAGCTATTTTGTCATCTTGAGAGTCTGGAAAAAATGGCAACAGAAGATATTGCAAATTTACCAgagagatatatttttctgctTACACCAAACTCAATTGATGCTGTATGGGACAAATTgccagaaaaatttaaaacaaaaaaagatttcCTTCAATATAAACGCTGCATtgaacattatcatcatcaagacgAAAAATCAGATGAATTTGACGGGCCATCACCCATGATAAAAGATTGTACattatgtcaaaataaaaataaatgaaaaaaaaaaatttttaacatacattgttggttcatttattataataataattttcgattttCAGTAATATATAaggagaaaataatatatatacaacaattttttttttcatgtacatcatttgatttatttaattatttttttttctttcttttacatattattattataaatatataggatTGGTAAGTTTACAGGCATATATTAAACGAGCTTGCGTACTGAACCACTAATTGGATTATACTCAACAATTCGATCatgtaaaatcaaacaataagcTGATGCTTGAGCTGGAAATTGTGTTGTTGATTCAAATTCAAGTCGAATATCTACTGGtccagattttaaaaattcattttgcttTGAACAATCTATGACAATAAGTGGAGCTTcttccaaaaatttttgtcttgtaAATAATGGTTGTGGTGTTTCTGTGTAATAGTAGGAAGCTTGGAAATATGCAAacatatcatataataatgagAATTGATTATGagcaaaatcaatatttaaatttccataagGATAtgattgtgaatttaaaaacagcTTAACATCACGCAAGttacaatgatcaaaaacACTTGAATTGTTTGTTACAGAGTTTTTTCGTTCTGTTTGGAAGCCTAAAATTATGTATCTCGGTTTTTCCAATTGTGTTGATGTTTTCACACTCCAATTTTGTTTTGTAGTTGCAGGTAATAGTGGATACTCGTACAATTCCCATGTACGAAAACTGATTGCTATGGATGGATCCTTggcaatgtaatttaaaagttgaattttctGCTTATCAGACACTTTGATATATGGAACAATCCATTCCACCTTTTGAAGTTTAATTTGTACTTTTTCCTTCCGCAGGTTGTTCTTGTAGACAGGCATTCACATTACTATTTGCTCTTATTAGGATGAGTTTATGTTTTgcattcataattatttttttataatcttcagCAAATCCTAGCAGCAGGCTCAGTggtattgatatatcaaaataaccactcgaatcaaataatgattcTTCATCAGACATTAACCATCCGGCATTCtccaataatgatttttgattTGGACTTAAGGAAATATATCCTTTCATAAGAGTCGTAAGACCAACATTTTTGCTCCGATCAATTTCAATTGCATTTATCTCATAGCGAATTTCTTCAAACATGTATGCTATTGCCATTCGTACCAATGAAGTTGTTTTTGGCACAGATTTTCCGTCACTTGTAAGAAATTGTCCAGTAATATGTAGTGAACTTTTACTTGGTAGTACACATAAATCTTGATGTTGAATTCCAATCCGGATTTCATCGTTGTTATTGAATGTTGAAAAGCCATAAGGCTGACGAGCATGTAACTCACAATGGGCAATCGATTCATCAAAAATGATTGGTTCTTGTATACTTAAAATTTCATCCAtggtataatacaaaaaaactaacagAATGACACTTTTATTTCCGTAGATTTTGTTGACGTGGACTGAGACCGAGACTCGTGAGAAACTGAATACTCTGATGTGTTATCGCTTTGCTTCCTTGCTTTTGACTGACTTTTTTTTGGCATAATGTCTCGCATTTATAGCTTTgcccaattattttattattatgtttattctttttttctttttttttaaaaacgatgcccatatttttttgtcctatTTGACACTTTTAATGTGTAATCGAATTGTAATCGTTTCTCCACGAAAATTCACAATTTCACCATCCTGAtcgacaatttttaattgcaattgATGTGTTGCTTGCACTGTGACTAGCAGATAAATGACATGAGATGGTACTTCAACAATCTTATATCCAGGAGGCACAACTGGGAAAAATTCATGGATTGTGTGAACTTTGTGCTGATTCATATATGCACCAGTTGTTATGTTACACTGAATTTGGAGTGTATTGACCTTTAATATGGCAACAGGCAAGTCAGATTTATGCAGAATATCAGCTTCGAGGATTCGTTTTGTAAAGCCCAACAATCTTCCAATCGAGTCTTCTATTTCAAAATGAATACGTTTGTTACATCTAACCTCACTATGTAGTTCATTGTTATTTGGTTTGATACTAATAGTAACGTCAATCTGACATATTGCTTTTTGGATATAACTTTCAATATCCTCAATTTCATAACTTCCTGTTGGAATTGTAATCAGTTTACAACCTTCAATGTAAACTTTATTGTTACCAACGTCAATATTCGGTATAGAATTAAATGTTGTAAACTCGACAAGCCCAGCaacgtaatttttatttgctgacAACTCAATCGGCGGGAAGTATTGTGTTTCAAGAGTCGATGACCTGCCCGACAATGTCAACGTAAATGAATCATCCATGACTAATGATTATTTCAGCATGtgtcatgattatttatagtCTCTTGCCAGCCAGAAATTTGAGACATAGATGACCGCaaacaattgtattataattttgatatttttcataattacaTTTAATGCTACCAACACCGAGATAATTAATCAGCTCTTGTGGGGGCTTCAAATCACCAAAGCTATCGAAATAAATGACATCATTGAGCCGTTTATTGTATGCAACCCAATGTGTACCAGCaccatctttatcatcaagatttaCAATTGCTGATTCATTTTTACAAGGACCAGTTATTGGTAAACCATTTCTCATGAAAACTCCTCGGAAATAAGGAATTTTAAAAGCTTTGGCGTATTTGatgatatcaatatttgtGAGAGCTCGATGTGGTAgcattacaagttttttttcttatttacattttttgcGGGGTTTAAAAAGAAACCTAGTCCTTTTTTATaaggagataaaaataatactttgcCTAATACAATTGATTCCATTTTCTTATTATGACGTTGATTTTCtcgtagtaatttttttgctgcatgtacaaaatttattgtctTTGAAATTGTTGCTGCACCACCCGTCATAGAACCAGATGCACTTAATCCAGCAAATAGTGGTATTAAAAATGGTAGTATACTACCATCactgttattttctttattcaatgGAAGAGGTAAAATTCGTGgtaaacgaattttttttttccaccaactTTTTTGACAACAACACGTGCACTTTCCAGAACCGTCTTTAATGGATCAGTGACTCCAGGCTTTATAGATTGTTTTGATTTATCTATAATCCTGTTGAGACttgttaaatactttttatatttttgttttgggatgattttatcttttttatcattcttttcagttgtttgtattttcttgattttatgatgaatttttttattctttttgctTCTATTTAAACCCATACCAAGTTTCGTTTTCAAATTCATTGAAGTTGTTACACCCCAAGCTACGGCTCTTTCACCAAGTGACGAATCTTTGGCAATACATCggcaaatattttatcagcttTATGTCGTTCTTCGAGATTGTCAGGGCTTTTTGAGTAGCTTATATCATGCTCACGACAATGTTCATCCAACGGATTAACACCGCGATCACCACGAGCTGATCTTTTATCGAGCTTTGTACCCGGACCACAATAATTATACTGTGGAACGTGTAATTCAAATGGCAGTCTATTGATGATACTGTTCAACAGACcccttccttttttttttatttttttttttgcacgttGATGCTCAACCATTGTCTTTGAAGAACTAGCTACATTCAATAAAATCCCGAGTATTTATCTGTTTTCACGTTAGTACAGATTAAACTAGCAGCTTGttcagttgtaaaaaaaaaacatggaatTTCAAGAACAACCATTAAAGTCGCCAGTCATCAATTTTGATCAAATTGTGCAAA from Aphidius gifuensis isolate YNYX2018 linkage group LG5, ASM1490517v1, whole genome shotgun sequence includes:
- the LOC122856407 gene encoding uncharacterized protein LOC122856407 yields the protein MDEILSIQEPIIFDESIAHCELHARQPYGFSTFNNNDEIRIGIQHQDLCVLPSKSSLHITGQFLTSDGKSVPKTTSLVRMAIAYMFEEIRYEINAIEIDRSKNVGLTTLMKGYISLSPNQKSLLENAGWLMSDEESLFDSSGYFDISIPLSLLLGFAEDYKKIIMNAKHKLILIRANSNVNACLQEQPAEGKMSDKQKIQLLNYIAKDPSIAISFRTWELYEYPLLPATTKQNWSVKTSTQLEKPRYIILGFQTERKNSVTNNSSVFDHCNLRDVKLFLNSQSYPYGNLNIDFAHNQFSLLYDMFAYFQASYYYTETPQPLFTRQKFLEEAPLIVIDCSKQNEFLKSGPVDIRLEFESTTQFPAQASAYCLILHDRIVEYNPISGSVRKLV